One Ovis aries strain OAR_USU_Benz2616 breed Rambouillet chromosome 4, ARS-UI_Ramb_v3.0, whole genome shotgun sequence DNA window includes the following coding sequences:
- the MDFIC gene encoding myoD family inhibitor domain-containing protein isoform X2, which yields MERCRTSPCGEIVRMMNSSEEVDTRHCTHCQDRQMPPLLSVLRGSTTRVWLPSCIRTSASQPQRLPQLQTAVQESEEEISKIKNGHPSLSNGNGIHHGAKHISAENRRLSAPVSQKMHRKIHSSLSVNSDISKKSKVNAVFSQKTGSSPEDCCVHCILACLFCEFLTLCNIVLGQASCGICTSEACCCCCGDEMGDDCNCPCDMDCGIMDACCESSDCLEICMECCGICFPS from the exons GAAGTGGACACCAGACACTGCACCCACTGCCAAGATCGACAAATGCCCCCTTTACTGTCTGTGCTGAGAGGCTCCACCACCCGGGTGTGGCTGCCATCTTGCATCCGTACTTCTGCAT ccCAACCTCAGCGCTTGCCTCAGCTTCAAActgcagtgcaggaaagtgaGGAGGAAATAAGCAAGATAAAGAACGGCCACCCAAGTCTGAGCAATGGCAATGGAATCCACCATGGGGCCAAACACATATCTGCAGAGAATCGAAGACTCTCAGCACCCGTTTCTcaaaaaatgcatagaaaaattCACTCCAGCTTGTCTGTAAACAGTGACATCAGTAAGAAGAGTAAAGTAAATGCTGTCTTTTCCCAAAAGACGGGCTCTTCACCTGAAG ACTGCTGTGTCCACTGTATCCTGGCCTGCCTGTTCTGTGAATTTCTGACCCTCTGCAATATTGTCCTGGGACAAGCTTCGTGTGGCATCTGCACCTCAGaagcctgctgctgttgctgtggAGATGAAATGGGAGATGACTGTAACTGCCCTTGTGACATGGATTGTGGCATCATGGATGCCTGTTGTGAATCATCGGACTGCCTGGAAATCTGTATGGAGTGCTGTGGAATTTGTTTtccttcataa